One stretch of Oceanipulchritudo coccoides DNA includes these proteins:
- a CDS encoding MazG-like family protein: MKSEGTMSDRETTLLEIKSRVLEFVRVRDWERFHSPKNLSMALAAEAAELMEHFLWDTPEASIERAENEAVADELADIVIYAIEFANITGIDLSKAIENKMAKNAEKYPVEKARGNALKYTDL, encoded by the coding sequence ATGAAATCCGAAGGGACCATGAGCGATCGGGAGACGACGCTGCTTGAGATTAAATCAAGGGTCCTGGAATTTGTCCGGGTGCGTGATTGGGAGCGGTTTCACAGTCCGAAAAACCTATCCATGGCACTTGCTGCGGAGGCAGCTGAACTGATGGAGCATTTTCTCTGGGACACGCCAGAGGCCAGTATTGAACGGGCGGAGAATGAGGCTGTTGCGGACGAGCTCGCGGATATTGTCATTTATGCAATTGAGTTTGCCAACATAACCGGAATCGACTTGTCCAAAGCCATTGAGAACAAGATGGCCAAGAATGCTGAGAAGTATCCCGTGGAGAAAGCCCGGGGTAATGCATTGAAGTATACTGACTTGTGA
- a CDS encoding glycosyltransferase family 2 protein: MAKSTKSSKGQAPRPEISVITPFYNEASGVERFMAELTEVLIGEGLDYEIICVDDGSSDLTLPALLKARESNRRVRIIQLSRNFGKEVALTAGLDHARGQAVIPMDADLQDPPRLIPHLVSRWRDGYQVVNAHRAERISDSWMKRNTAKLFYKVFNAISETPIPENTGDFRLMDREVVEALRCMPERDRFMKGLFAWVGYRTTEITYERPARATGESKWNYWKLFNFAVGGVTAFSTFPLRLFNYIGLAVASLSFLYASLLVIRTLFLGRDVPGYASIMVVILFLGGIQLIGIGVVGEYIGRVFIEVKERPLYLVHKVHGFDEDLRGNGS, from the coding sequence ATGGCTAAATCGACAAAGTCAAGCAAAGGCCAGGCCCCCCGGCCCGAGATTTCTGTCATCACCCCTTTTTATAATGAGGCATCGGGGGTTGAGCGTTTTATGGCGGAGCTGACAGAGGTGCTTATTGGTGAAGGCCTTGATTATGAAATTATTTGTGTCGACGACGGCAGCTCTGACTTGACCCTGCCTGCGCTCTTGAAAGCCCGCGAATCAAACCGACGCGTCCGGATTATCCAGTTGAGCCGTAATTTCGGCAAGGAGGTAGCTTTGACCGCTGGACTTGACCATGCCCGCGGGCAGGCCGTGATTCCCATGGACGCGGACTTGCAGGATCCACCTCGATTGATTCCCCATCTGGTCTCGCGCTGGCGTGATGGCTATCAGGTTGTCAATGCGCACCGGGCTGAGCGGATCAGTGACTCCTGGATGAAACGGAACACAGCCAAGCTGTTCTACAAGGTTTTCAATGCGATCAGTGAGACACCAATTCCAGAAAACACGGGGGACTTCAGGTTGATGGACCGTGAAGTGGTTGAGGCCTTGCGCTGCATGCCGGAAAGGGATCGATTCATGAAAGGGCTTTTTGCGTGGGTTGGTTACCGGACCACGGAAATCACCTATGAACGCCCGGCCCGGGCAACAGGTGAAAGCAAATGGAATTACTGGAAGCTCTTTAATTTTGCGGTTGGCGGAGTCACTGCCTTCAGCACATTTCCTCTACGGCTTTTCAATTATATTGGCCTCGCCGTCGCCTCGCTGAGTTTTCTGTATGCCTCCCTTCTTGTCATCCGGACACTGTTCCTCGGTCGGGATGTTCCCGGGTATGCCTCCATCATGGTTGTGATTCTCTTTCTAGGTGGTATCCAGTTGATCGGCATTGGCGTTGTCGGCGAATATATCGGTCGTGTCTTTATCGAGGTCAAGGAGCGTCCACTCTATCTTGTTCACAAGGTACATGGATTCGACGAGGATCTGCGGGGCAATGGAAGCTGA
- a CDS encoding class I SAM-dependent methyltransferase encodes MEAEVFQRMAEQENRHWWFRARRRILQSLIEKYADPSRFGKLKILEAGSGTGGNLEMLSRFGQVSAFELDKTACQITRSRGFEVREGRLPSDHPFVDDRFDLIVLFDVLEHVEADQESLSSLAALLEPGGILVLTVPAFPFLWSGHDEKHHHFRRYRRPGLRGQLQQAGLQIKRITYFNSFLFPVVAMVRCIKKLVHSKHSDEEGLPAPWLNLILEKVFSSERFLLSMLSFPFGVSLLSICQRPKR; translated from the coding sequence ATGGAAGCTGAAGTATTCCAGCGAATGGCGGAGCAGGAGAACCGGCATTGGTGGTTTCGTGCCCGGCGGCGAATCCTGCAATCCCTGATCGAGAAATATGCCGATCCTTCCCGCTTCGGTAAGTTGAAGATTCTTGAGGCTGGATCGGGTACGGGGGGTAATTTGGAAATGCTCAGCCGTTTTGGCCAGGTTTCCGCATTCGAGTTGGACAAGACTGCTTGTCAAATAACGCGCTCCCGCGGGTTTGAGGTCCGGGAAGGCCGCCTTCCATCAGACCATCCGTTCGTTGACGATCGTTTTGACTTGATCGTTCTCTTTGACGTTCTTGAGCATGTCGAGGCTGACCAGGAGTCGCTGTCATCGCTTGCTGCCCTGCTTGAACCGGGCGGAATCCTTGTTCTCACAGTTCCAGCGTTTCCTTTCTTGTGGAGCGGGCATGATGAGAAACACCATCATTTCCGCCGGTATCGCAGGCCCGGTTTGCGCGGGCAGCTGCAGCAGGCCGGCCTGCAGATAAAGCGAATTACCTATTTTAATTCCTTCCTTTTTCCCGTTGTGGCGATGGTTCGTTGTATCAAGAAATTGGTACATTCCAAACACAGTGATGAGGAGGGTCTTCCTGCACCCTGGCTCAACCTTATACTCGAGAAAGTATTCTCCAGTGAGCGTTTTTTACTTTCAATGTTGAGTTTTCCTTTTGGGGTTTCCCTCCTTTCGATTTGCCAGCGTCCCAAACGCTGA
- a CDS encoding glycosyltransferase family 39 protein, producing the protein MTSLPQRDVLRRFLLAYGIFASLLYVFLMLVAFPWWQASNHPVLLTVGANKNTEIRLGFSAHDEELLFIPAGKVTSFHWNWATELPPKKQYDLRLEFPKGTNGEVILKEVTVLNLHPNEGDVSLDLSELVDTPKDNVRIRKLGDGWGVLARPGGSFELPQGSLEQPSLAWFKDWVAATWGYLLFSGMGLLLFVTALRFPNAIEPRKRLVPVYETAALIIGVVAGTAIHLHLLKHAVPGYISGDATAYLMAALVGSPVSSQAPEALSYFASPLPLYPLLLRFGLQLLNGDINAFILVQGIVYSVSILLLALSLRRLVHGYLIGLVAFLILVSPFGVWASRHIEPTSFSASFWVLAIAAFIFLWQRSGLLRLTGWILFSLAATGAACTQSSGFILLALPTFLFIGALWWSYSNRGRNFWKIPVFWSTVGQVAIPFAIVLMTYFSINTVKSLDGTYSGMNGLTDIHQASAPFSSGFLDVRAIGDDDEYASFIKARNDAGYAFGGWSLRQHLLARLESPDGMSLAQRVEALQMRTSEFVESNEGRISFPAKLAVIGRIGGWAFAAPQKTAFSLEPITPSYEVPHAFADMEIAEAIQGELSLVASGTDLPIRLIKANSDPWVYLYNHSIVLVYPWLYRVLLIISLVGWTLAVSERKYLATAFISPFFLLIVYHMSQMHILGAELQTLDAVIWVSALGGITSVLKNTLQKETAEDDRRCLPPVKPKRLLTRHTRRPDDFIL; encoded by the coding sequence ATGACAAGTCTGCCACAACGCGACGTTCTAAGGCGCTTTCTACTCGCTTACGGTATTTTTGCGTCTTTGCTTTACGTTTTCCTCATGCTGGTGGCATTCCCTTGGTGGCAGGCTTCCAATCATCCGGTCCTCCTTACTGTCGGGGCAAATAAAAATACGGAAATCCGGCTTGGGTTTTCCGCCCATGATGAGGAGCTTTTGTTTATTCCGGCGGGGAAGGTAACCTCTTTCCACTGGAATTGGGCGACTGAATTGCCTCCCAAGAAGCAGTATGACCTTCGACTTGAATTTCCGAAAGGGACAAATGGTGAGGTGATCCTCAAGGAAGTTACCGTTCTGAATCTCCATCCCAATGAGGGGGATGTCTCCCTGGACCTGAGTGAATTGGTGGATACGCCAAAGGATAATGTCCGGATCCGCAAACTCGGGGACGGTTGGGGCGTTCTAGCTCGTCCGGGCGGGAGTTTTGAACTTCCGCAGGGATCCCTGGAACAGCCTTCTTTGGCATGGTTCAAGGATTGGGTAGCCGCTACTTGGGGCTACCTTTTATTCAGTGGAATGGGGCTTCTGTTATTTGTGACTGCACTCAGGTTCCCAAATGCAATCGAGCCTCGAAAACGTCTTGTTCCGGTCTATGAAACAGCTGCCTTGATAATCGGGGTTGTTGCCGGCACGGCCATTCATCTTCATTTGCTCAAACATGCTGTACCCGGGTATATTTCCGGAGATGCCACAGCCTATCTGATGGCAGCGCTGGTGGGGTCACCCGTTTCCTCCCAAGCCCCGGAAGCCCTGTCGTATTTTGCCAGTCCCTTGCCATTGTATCCACTCTTGTTGCGCTTTGGACTGCAGCTTCTGAACGGGGACATCAATGCCTTCATCCTGGTTCAGGGAATCGTGTACAGTGTATCAATTCTTCTGCTTGCCCTCAGTTTAAGGCGGCTTGTCCACGGGTATCTGATTGGACTTGTCGCGTTCTTGATTCTTGTTTCTCCATTTGGTGTATGGGCCAGTCGCCACATTGAGCCTACTTCTTTCTCCGCAAGTTTTTGGGTCCTTGCGATTGCGGCATTCATTTTTCTTTGGCAACGGTCCGGATTACTTCGTTTGACCGGTTGGATCCTTTTCAGCTTGGCGGCGACTGGCGCAGCCTGTACGCAATCGTCCGGCTTCATCCTGCTGGCTCTTCCGACCTTTCTATTTATCGGTGCGCTCTGGTGGAGTTATTCCAATCGCGGCAGGAATTTTTGGAAAATCCCGGTTTTCTGGTCAACGGTTGGGCAAGTGGCCATTCCTTTCGCGATTGTGTTGATGACCTATTTCTCAATCAACACGGTCAAGTCCCTTGACGGGACATATTCCGGCATGAACGGACTGACGGACATCCATCAGGCCAGTGCACCCTTCAGTTCAGGCTTTCTGGATGTCAGGGCAATTGGAGACGATGATGAGTATGCCAGTTTTATAAAGGCCCGGAATGATGCAGGGTACGCCTTCGGTGGATGGTCCCTTCGCCAACACCTGCTGGCCCGATTGGAAAGCCCTGACGGGATGAGCCTGGCTCAACGGGTCGAAGCCCTGCAGATGCGAACTTCGGAATTTGTTGAATCCAATGAAGGCAGGATTTCCTTTCCAGCCAAGCTTGCTGTCATCGGGCGAATTGGGGGATGGGCCTTTGCCGCCCCGCAGAAGACTGCCTTCTCGTTGGAACCGATTACGCCGTCATACGAAGTGCCTCATGCCTTTGCGGACATGGAGATTGCTGAAGCAATACAAGGTGAGCTATCGCTTGTCGCTTCCGGAACAGACCTTCCAATCCGCCTGATCAAGGCCAACTCGGATCCTTGGGTTTACCTCTACAACCACTCAATTGTCCTCGTTTATCCGTGGCTTTACCGTGTCTTGCTGATTATTTCATTGGTTGGTTGGACGCTGGCTGTTTCCGAGCGGAAGTATCTCGCAACAGCCTTTATCTCACCGTTCTTCCTGCTCATTGTTTACCACATGTCGCAGATGCATATTCTCGGGGCTGAGCTGCAGACCCTCGACGCGGTTATCTGGGTGTCTGCCCTTGGAGGGATTACAAGTGTATTGAAAAATACGCTACAAAAGGAAACGGCTGAAGATGACCGACGCTGTTTGCCCCCGGTCAAGCCGAAAAGGCTCCTGACCCGCCACACGCGCAGGCCGGACGATTTCATTCTTTAA
- a CDS encoding ABC transporter permease, giving the protein MSQKIKLSGKARAGWIARMAWRDSRGKRLLLLLFTSSVVFGIGAIVAIHSLRENLKRIVDEQARSLLGSDIVLQTRQMPSSELTRFIASLPGEKVNERRFRSMAFFPTAGESRFVQVRAVDGALPFYGEMETIPEGVQSQRAPKPGHAIIEESLSLQMGLLPGDTVVLGSKEYTIEAALLRMAGESELTGFFAPRIYIPLEGIEETGLIQEGSIVRYRTAIGIDSEELPRLLSRIEAEKNTFFVDESVRVETVEDRRQGIESVLNNLLDFLNLIGFVALLLGGVGIVGAVNVYLQGKRETIAILRCLGSSSKSAFSIYLGQMMTFGLIGASMGTVLGIGAQFIIPSLLQSFLPFPIEMRLSYPAILTGLLFGWLIVFFSALIPLLGIRKISPLSAIRSSVESSGSSFRDPLAWLAAGILLSSLLAFTLQQSRQPITGLYFFGGLLVSLGLLSALAWSLRAALRRLRMASMPYAYRTALGNLYRPNNRTLLMVVTLGMGVLLINTLLLVRDGLLGQVNIESSDDAANVILLDVQSNQRDEVIGLLSDTGLPARDILPVITMRVDRIKGKPMREWKTTPDSPVSDWVYTWEFRNTYRDHVLDNAEVIAGSFVPRYDGGEPYPVSLSENVIEDFGVDIGDQITWNVQGVEVETVVSSIRRVRWQAGRQNFNIVFPLDTIEAAPTVYAISVKSPSRLETANLQQSLTKQFPNVSLIDLSLVFKSLEEILNKATFVIKFMAGFTIATGLLVLAGAVISSRYQRIRESVLFRTLGASTRFIRTVLTLEFLLLGLISGLAGLALSVAASWALLRFVFSIPFSIHPFQTGTVLVAVIFLTWVTGWLTSRGIATQAPLAVLRKE; this is encoded by the coding sequence ATGAGCCAAAAAATTAAACTATCAGGCAAGGCGCGGGCTGGATGGATTGCCCGGATGGCCTGGCGCGACAGCCGGGGTAAGCGTCTCCTCCTTTTGCTCTTTACCTCCAGTGTGGTCTTCGGGATCGGAGCTATTGTAGCAATCCATTCACTACGCGAAAATTTGAAGCGTATCGTGGACGAACAGGCACGATCCCTTCTCGGGTCGGACATTGTCCTGCAAACGCGCCAGATGCCATCAAGTGAACTGACCCGCTTCATCGCTTCCTTACCCGGTGAAAAAGTCAATGAGCGCCGGTTCAGGTCGATGGCGTTCTTTCCAACTGCCGGGGAGTCCCGCTTTGTCCAAGTGCGCGCCGTGGATGGGGCCCTTCCCTTCTATGGGGAAATGGAAACGATCCCTGAAGGTGTTCAATCGCAACGGGCTCCAAAGCCCGGGCACGCCATTATCGAGGAAAGCCTATCCCTTCAAATGGGTCTTCTGCCCGGTGACACCGTTGTCCTTGGCTCCAAAGAGTATACGATTGAGGCAGCCCTCCTGCGGATGGCAGGGGAATCTGAACTGACTGGATTCTTCGCCCCGCGCATCTATATCCCGCTCGAGGGAATCGAGGAAACCGGATTGATCCAGGAAGGATCCATCGTCCGCTACCGCACCGCGATCGGTATCGACTCGGAGGAGCTGCCTCGATTGCTAAGTCGGATAGAGGCCGAGAAGAATACTTTTTTCGTGGATGAATCCGTGCGGGTCGAAACGGTCGAGGATCGGCGCCAAGGCATTGAGTCGGTCCTGAACAACCTCCTCGACTTCCTCAACTTGATCGGCTTCGTCGCCCTCCTGCTTGGCGGAGTGGGAATTGTCGGAGCTGTGAATGTCTATCTTCAGGGCAAACGCGAAACCATTGCTATCCTTCGCTGCCTTGGCTCCAGTTCCAAGTCCGCATTCTCCATCTATCTGGGGCAGATGATGACATTCGGGCTGATCGGTGCGAGTATGGGTACGGTCCTCGGGATTGGGGCTCAGTTTATCATTCCATCGCTACTTCAGTCTTTCCTCCCCTTCCCCATTGAAATGCGCTTGAGCTATCCCGCCATCCTCACGGGTCTCTTGTTTGGCTGGCTAATCGTCTTTTTCTCAGCGCTTATACCCCTTCTCGGGATCAGGAAAATCAGTCCCCTGAGCGCCATTCGGTCCAGTGTCGAATCCTCCGGGAGCAGCTTCAGGGATCCGCTTGCCTGGCTCGCCGCGGGCATCCTCCTATCCAGCCTGCTGGCGTTTACCCTTCAGCAATCCCGACAGCCCATCACCGGATTATACTTTTTTGGCGGACTGCTCGTTTCACTCGGGTTGCTGTCCGCTCTTGCGTGGTCCTTGCGGGCTGCCCTGCGCCGTTTGCGGATGGCCTCCATGCCGTATGCCTACCGGACCGCGCTTGGCAACCTGTACCGGCCCAACAACCGCACGCTCCTCATGGTCGTTACCCTGGGAATGGGTGTGCTCCTGATCAACACCTTGCTACTTGTGCGCGACGGTTTGCTGGGACAAGTGAATATTGAGTCATCCGATGATGCCGCCAACGTCATCCTGCTCGATGTCCAGTCCAACCAGCGGGATGAAGTCATCGGCCTCCTCTCCGATACGGGACTCCCAGCCCGGGATATTCTTCCCGTAATCACGATGCGGGTTGATAGGATCAAGGGAAAGCCGATGCGGGAATGGAAGACCACACCGGATTCGCCAGTCTCGGATTGGGTCTACACCTGGGAATTCCGCAATACCTACAGGGACCATGTGCTCGATAATGCTGAAGTGATAGCGGGTAGTTTTGTTCCACGATACGACGGAGGGGAGCCCTACCCGGTTTCCCTCTCCGAAAATGTCATAGAAGACTTTGGCGTGGATATTGGCGACCAAATCACTTGGAACGTGCAGGGGGTCGAGGTGGAAACGGTTGTCAGCAGCATACGGCGGGTCCGGTGGCAGGCAGGCCGGCAGAACTTCAATATTGTCTTTCCCCTGGACACGATTGAGGCGGCCCCGACCGTCTACGCAATCAGTGTGAAGTCGCCCAGCAGGTTGGAGACTGCCAACCTCCAACAGTCACTCACAAAGCAATTTCCCAATGTCAGCCTGATCGACCTGTCTCTTGTTTTCAAGTCGCTTGAGGAGATCCTCAACAAGGCGACGTTTGTTATCAAGTTCATGGCAGGGTTCACCATCGCGACGGGCCTTCTTGTCCTTGCCGGAGCAGTTATCAGCAGCCGCTACCAGAGAATCAGGGAAAGCGTTCTTTTCCGCACCTTGGGCGCCTCAACCCGCTTTATCCGGACTGTTCTCACTTTGGAGTTTCTACTCCTTGGGCTTATCTCAGGGCTGGCCGGACTGGCCTTGTCTGTAGCAGCCTCCTGGGCTCTCTTGCGCTTTGTTTTCTCGATTCCTTTTTCAATTCATCCATTTCAAACAGGGACAGTTCTCGTAGCGGTCATATTCCTGACCTGGGTGACGGGATGGCTCACATCGCGGGGAATTGCCACACAAGCTCCCTTGGCTGTCCTCCGCAAGGAGTGA
- a CDS encoding ABC transporter ATP-binding protein has translation MLKLKDIHKSYLSGGHPLEVLGGISTSVEAGESLAIVGPSGSGKTTLLGICAGLDTPSSGSVHLMEEPLSELSEDHRARIRNQHVGFVFQNFQLIPTLTALENVCIPLELKGQRNVHKKAMSWLERVGLAQRSDHYPVQLSGGEQQRVAIARASVSEPAVLFADEPTGNLDEETSGQIEELLFSTHRETGNTLILVTHDTELAAHMDRVLRLRNGMVEMAQA, from the coding sequence ATGTTAAAACTCAAGGACATTCACAAATCTTACCTCAGCGGGGGGCACCCGCTTGAGGTGCTTGGAGGTATCAGTACCTCTGTCGAGGCTGGCGAATCGCTCGCCATTGTCGGTCCATCGGGTAGCGGCAAGACAACCCTGCTTGGAATCTGTGCCGGACTGGATACCCCGAGTAGCGGCTCTGTTCATCTGATGGAAGAACCGCTGTCCGAACTCAGTGAGGATCACCGGGCCAGAATCCGAAATCAGCATGTGGGGTTTGTTTTTCAAAATTTTCAGTTGATCCCGACCTTGACCGCCCTCGAAAACGTGTGCATCCCGCTTGAATTGAAAGGCCAGCGGAATGTCCACAAAAAGGCCATGTCCTGGCTGGAAAGAGTCGGCCTCGCCCAGCGAAGCGACCACTACCCCGTCCAGTTGTCGGGTGGAGAACAGCAACGGGTGGCGATTGCCAGGGCCAGTGTTTCAGAACCGGCCGTCCTCTTCGCCGATGAGCCAACCGGCAACCTCGATGAAGAGACAAGTGGACAAATCGAAGAGCTGCTGTTCTCAACGCACCGGGAAACGGGAAACACCCTCATCCTGGTCACACACGACACGGAACTTGCTGCCCACATGGACCGCGTCCTGCGCCTGCGCAATGGTATGGTTGAAATGGCTCAGGCATAG
- a CDS encoding arylesterase, which yields MDVEQRRRQFDLTPDSGRYYWLMSVSAFQLNSMLIRALISILCLLFLPASLVGERIVFLGDSLTAGYGLDPENAYPKLVETALQADDPEVTVINAGLSGDTTAGGLQRVDWILRQPIDVFVVALGANDALRGLPVESAKKNLQGIIRKVRDKHPKARIILAGMLAPPNMGKPYQRAFNRIYPALAKSESVELLPFLLEGVAGEPSLNLADGVHPNIEGHRRIARAVLKFLKKR from the coding sequence GTGGATGTTGAACAACGTCGCCGGCAGTTTGACCTGACACCAGATTCGGGTAGATATTATTGGCTCATGTCGGTTTCAGCCTTCCAGCTTAACAGTATGCTCATTCGGGCTTTAATTTCCATTCTGTGCCTGCTTTTTCTTCCGGCATCACTGGTCGGGGAGCGGATTGTCTTCCTCGGTGACAGCCTTACGGCAGGATATGGACTGGATCCTGAAAATGCCTATCCCAAGTTGGTTGAAACGGCATTGCAGGCTGATGATCCGGAAGTGACTGTGATCAATGCCGGATTAAGCGGGGACACCACAGCAGGCGGATTGCAGCGAGTGGATTGGATTCTTCGCCAGCCAATTGATGTGTTTGTCGTCGCCCTCGGGGCAAATGATGCCTTGCGCGGGCTTCCCGTTGAATCGGCCAAAAAAAACCTGCAGGGGATCATACGCAAAGTTCGCGACAAGCATCCGAAGGCCCGGATCATCCTAGCCGGTATGCTGGCGCCGCCAAACATGGGCAAACCATACCAGAGGGCTTTCAATCGGATCTACCCCGCTTTGGCAAAGTCCGAGTCCGTGGAACTGCTTCCATTTCTTCTTGAAGGCGTAGCGGGTGAACCGTCACTCAATCTTGCAGACGGTGTCCATCCGAACATCGAGGGACACCGCCGGATCGCCCGGGCCGTCCTCAAGTTTTTGAAGAAGCGGTAG
- a CDS encoding LL-diaminopimelate aminotransferase translates to MAQINENYSKLQASYLFSDIAKRVNRFAEENPDQPIIKMGIGDVTEPLPEVCRKAIHDAVDEMGTRTGFHGYGPEQGYAFLREAIAENDYSPRGCEIKPSEIFVSDGSKCDSGNIQEIFSESAKVAIPDPVYPVYVDTNVMGGRTGQNVNGRYEGLVYLESTPDNGYVPSPPEEAVDLIYLCFPNNPTGACATREQLQEWVDYARRNKAIILYDAAYVAFIRDPEVPHSIYEIGGARECAIEFRSFSKNAGFTGTRCAFTVVPEELFAYDSAGEKVSINKLWNRRHTTKFNGVSYPVQRGAAAIYSPEGKKEVKTLTDFYMENAAIIHKTMTELGFSCVGGTNAPYVWIKIDGSSWDFFDELLHKTGIVCTPGAGFGTCGEGHFRLSAFNTRENVEKAMTLIKEHFGK, encoded by the coding sequence ATGGCACAGATTAACGAAAACTATTCCAAGCTTCAGGCATCCTATCTTTTCAGCGATATCGCCAAACGCGTGAACCGCTTTGCCGAGGAAAACCCGGACCAACCGATCATCAAGATGGGGATTGGAGATGTCACCGAACCCCTCCCGGAAGTCTGCCGCAAGGCCATTCATGATGCCGTGGATGAAATGGGGACACGCACTGGATTCCATGGCTATGGTCCCGAGCAGGGTTATGCTTTTCTCAGGGAAGCCATTGCTGAAAATGACTACTCCCCGCGCGGATGCGAAATCAAGCCTTCGGAGATCTTTGTCTCGGACGGATCGAAGTGTGACAGCGGAAACATTCAGGAAATTTTCTCCGAATCCGCGAAAGTCGCCATTCCAGATCCGGTCTATCCCGTCTATGTGGATACCAACGTCATGGGCGGACGGACCGGCCAGAACGTCAACGGGCGCTATGAGGGGCTCGTCTACCTCGAATCAACCCCCGATAATGGTTATGTGCCATCTCCACCGGAGGAAGCGGTTGACCTGATTTACCTGTGCTTTCCCAATAACCCGACAGGCGCCTGCGCGACGCGCGAACAGCTCCAGGAGTGGGTTGATTACGCGCGCCGGAACAAGGCGATCATCCTGTACGATGCTGCCTATGTGGCGTTTATCCGTGATCCTGAAGTCCCGCACTCGATTTATGAAATTGGCGGCGCCCGCGAGTGCGCCATCGAGTTCCGCTCTTTCTCAAAAAACGCCGGCTTCACAGGAACCCGATGCGCTTTCACCGTGGTCCCCGAAGAACTCTTCGCCTACGACAGCGCCGGCGAAAAGGTGAGCATCAACAAGCTCTGGAACCGTCGCCACACGACAAAGTTCAATGGAGTTTCCTATCCGGTTCAGCGTGGGGCCGCCGCAATCTACTCACCAGAGGGCAAGAAGGAAGTCAAAACCCTCACCGATTTCTACATGGAAAATGCGGCTATCATCCACAAGACCATGACCGAGCTCGGGTTTTCCTGCGTGGGTGGAACAAACGCTCCCTACGTCTGGATCAAGATTGATGGATCCTCATGGGACTTTTTCGACGAGCTTCTACACAAGACTGGAATCGTCTGCACCCCAGGTGCTGGATTTGGCACGTGTGGAGAGGGGCACTTTCGCCTGAGCGCGTTCAACACGCGCGAAAATGTCGAGAAGGCGATGACCTTGATCAAGGAACACTTCGGGAAATAA
- the panC gene encoding pantoate--beta-alanine ligase, producing the protein MQIIEDLNKMQETAIGLRSSGKLIALVSTSGALHAGHAALIRRAREEADVVIVSTIVNPLEFGPNEDYQRYPRNSSGDAEFCEKEGVDIIFRPSVKELFPESFSLNVSETCISGTLCGVSRPNYFSGVCTLHAMLFNLVRPDHVVLGMRDPQKVSVIRKLVDELHFPITIFVEEIVRDTDGLPFNSRNAYLNDFQRRDAATLHKALCEGKKLVDQGISNVDRVLAEVTHHISQVRRLRVIYVAAVSPVTMEPVRSEIVPGKTLVLTAVWCDEVRLIDNIVL; encoded by the coding sequence ATGCAGATTATAGAAGACCTCAACAAGATGCAGGAAACCGCCATCGGATTGCGGTCCAGCGGCAAGCTGATTGCCCTTGTCTCGACCAGTGGCGCCTTGCACGCCGGCCATGCCGCCTTGATCCGGCGGGCCAGGGAAGAGGCCGATGTCGTGATTGTCTCGACAATTGTCAATCCGCTCGAATTCGGACCCAATGAGGATTACCAACGTTATCCAAGGAATAGTTCGGGAGACGCTGAGTTTTGCGAAAAGGAGGGCGTGGACATCATTTTCCGTCCTTCCGTGAAGGAGCTTTTCCCGGAGAGTTTTTCCTTAAACGTGTCCGAAACATGTATCAGCGGAACGCTGTGCGGCGTCTCCCGTCCGAATTACTTCAGTGGCGTTTGCACCCTGCATGCGATGCTCTTTAATCTGGTCCGCCCGGACCATGTTGTCCTTGGGATGCGTGATCCGCAGAAGGTCAGCGTCATCCGAAAACTGGTCGACGAGCTGCATTTTCCAATAACCATCTTTGTTGAAGAGATTGTCCGGGACACCGACGGGCTCCCCTTCAATTCGAGAAACGCCTACCTCAATGATTTTCAGCGCCGTGATGCGGCCACCCTGCACAAGGCCCTCTGCGAAGGCAAAAAACTTGTCGATCAGGGCATCAGCAACGTGGACCGAGTCCTTGCCGAAGTCACACACCACATCTCCCAGGTGCGCCGCTTGCGGGTGATTTATGTGGCTGCGGTTTCCCCCGTTACGATGGAACCGGTGCGGAGTGAGATTGTTCCCGGCAAGACTCTTGTCTTGACCGCGGTCTGGTGCGACGAGGTCCGCCTGATAGACAATATCGTGCTTTGA